One part of the Alosa alosa isolate M-15738 ecotype Scorff River chromosome 4, AALO_Geno_1.1, whole genome shotgun sequence genome encodes these proteins:
- the ppdpfa gene encoding pancreatic progenitor cell differentiation and proliferation factor A: MAAIPSSGSLIATHDYYRRRIGSTSSNSSCGSSEYSGEVIPHPPGVARQDSGHWWSSFFFAKGQPGMPSSTDSKKDGTYTVSNGQVTCIAREMVLKRQSSETSDSGKAEAGTSPSP; encoded by the exons ATGGCAGCAATTCCATCCAGCGGATCTCTCATCGCCACCCATGACTACTACCGAA GGCGCATAGGATCAACATCTAGCAACAGTTCCTGTGGCAGTTCGGAGTattcaggggaggtcattcctCACCCACCAG GTGTAGCCAGACAAGACTCAGGTCACTGGTGGTCTTCCTTCTTCTTTGCAAAGGGCCAGCCTGGAATGCCCAGCAGCACCGACTCAAAGAA GGACGGGACCTACACCGTATCCAATGGGCAGGTGACCTGCATAGCCAGGGAGATGGTGCTGAAGAGGCAGTCCAGCGAAACCAGCGACTCTGGGAAGGCGGAAGCAGGaacttccccctccccctga